A genome region from Micromonospora inyonensis includes the following:
- a CDS encoding PadR family transcriptional regulator — MLELAILGLLQESPMHGYELRKELAAKLGAIRAAISYGSLYPTLRRLQAAGWITEADETPATAEEVPALTSRRGRVVYKITAEGKERFAQLIAQAGPETYDDTGFGVHFAFFARTDQATRLRILEGRRRKIEERREGLRDVLARAAERLDAYTLELQRHGLDACEREVRWLEELIANERSGRAPTAPGTGTVDGPREDTSPPPPGESRNERP; from the coding sequence GTGCTCGAGCTAGCCATCCTCGGCCTGCTTCAGGAGTCCCCGATGCACGGCTACGAGCTGCGCAAGGAGCTCGCCGCCAAGCTGGGCGCGATCCGGGCGGCCATCAGCTACGGCTCGCTCTACCCCACGCTGCGCCGGCTCCAGGCGGCGGGATGGATCACCGAAGCCGACGAGACACCGGCGACCGCCGAGGAGGTTCCCGCGCTGACCAGCCGACGCGGTCGGGTGGTCTACAAGATCACTGCCGAGGGCAAGGAACGCTTCGCCCAGCTGATCGCCCAGGCCGGTCCGGAGACCTACGACGACACCGGCTTCGGCGTGCACTTCGCGTTCTTCGCCCGCACCGACCAGGCCACCCGCCTGCGGATCCTGGAAGGTCGGCGACGCAAGATCGAGGAGCGCCGCGAGGGTCTGCGCGACGTGCTGGCCCGGGCGGCCGAGCGTCTCGACGCGTACACCCTGGAACTCCAGCGCCACGGCCTCGACGCCTGTGAGCGCGAGGTCCGCTGGCTGGAGGAGCTCATCGCCAACGAGCGCTCCGGCCGGGCCCCGACCGCCCCGGGCACCGGGACGGTCGACGGTCCACGAGAAGACACCAGCCCGCCTCCGCCTGGAGAGTCCAGGAATGAGCGGCCGTGA
- a CDS encoding DUF5318 domain-containing protein, with amino-acid sequence MRTQRQVVDYSLQKRAVLREVLSGRVGTYDVCDASPYLKNAARFHGEPTDQRCPICRRENLTHVHYIYGDELKQSAGQARTRDELPVLALTLREFQVFVVEVCLGCDWNHLVEQFQLGRDGLVAGMDDGQEQDAVGGPAVRRRREAQR; translated from the coding sequence ATGCGTACGCAGCGCCAGGTGGTCGACTACTCGCTCCAGAAGCGGGCGGTGCTGCGTGAGGTCCTGTCCGGCCGGGTCGGCACGTACGACGTCTGCGACGCGTCGCCGTACCTGAAGAACGCGGCCCGGTTCCATGGCGAACCGACCGACCAACGGTGCCCGATCTGCCGACGGGAGAACCTGACTCACGTCCACTACATTTACGGGGACGAACTGAAGCAGTCCGCCGGCCAGGCGCGCACCCGGGACGAACTCCCGGTCCTGGCGCTGACTCTGCGTGAGTTCCAGGTCTTCGTGGTGGAGGTGTGCCTCGGCTGTGACTGGAACCATCTCGTCGAGCAGTTCCAGCTCGGCCGGGACGGCCTGGTCGCGGGCATGGACGACGGGCAGGAACAGGACGCGGTCGGTGGTCCGGCCGTGCGACGGAGGCGAGAGGCGCAACGGTGA